Proteins from a genomic interval of Actinoalloteichus hymeniacidonis:
- a CDS encoding helix-turn-helix domain-containing protein has product MATADLLLHPVRLRILQTLLGHDELTTAQLRERLPDIPAATMYRHVAALAQAEILEVVRERPVRGTVERSYRVRQEKARIEGDVRETMTKDDHRKAFAVFSGALIGDFDRYLSREDTEPAQENLLYRQGVVWVTDEEYTELVEELEAAVERRNEPGEGRTRHVISLVAVPDKPV; this is encoded by the coding sequence ATGGCGACCGCGGATCTTCTTCTCCACCCAGTTCGGCTGCGCATCCTGCAAACCCTGTTGGGTCACGATGAGCTGACCACCGCTCAGCTGCGCGAACGGCTGCCCGATATCCCGGCGGCGACGATGTACCGGCACGTCGCCGCGCTCGCCCAGGCCGAGATCCTGGAGGTTGTGCGGGAAAGACCCGTCCGCGGCACCGTCGAACGCAGCTACCGCGTTCGGCAGGAGAAGGCGCGCATAGAGGGCGACGTCCGCGAGACCATGACCAAGGACGACCACCGCAAGGCCTTCGCCGTCTTCAGCGGCGCCCTGATCGGCGACTTCGACCGCTACCTGAGCCGCGAGGACACCGAACCCGCGCAGGAGAACCTGCTCTACCGGCAGGGCGTCGTCTGGGTCACCGACGAGGAATACACCGAACTCGTCGAAGAACTCGAAGCAGCCGTCGAACGCCGTAACGAGCCCGGCGAGGGGCGCACCCGGCACGTCATCAGTCTGGTTGCGGTGCCCGATAAGCCGGTGTGA
- a CDS encoding CPBP family intramembrane glutamic endopeptidase — protein sequence MSTSASNTGKYSGDLVLFMAIAFVVSWALWGVAIAMGGPAVNPAATLPHLVGAFGPAIAALVIRIRRGRRGEPVPEHAVRSRFKTLGWVPVLMVLASATVLSGGLLAGVSGSAPMPSVDTAMAVLTAQSPVMFLAMMVISGPLAEEPGWRGTAYPRMRASMSRLQIGLVLGTIWAVWHLPLFFIAGTVQSQLGLATPSGVLFAVSSIPMAMLCCCAYERAGVVASVAVHFAVNLTMVLTNVQAPVTLALIMGIQAIVVAILLATGKDKAASGAPAATSDEPKVAENA from the coding sequence ATGTCCACGTCAGCTTCGAACACCGGAAAATACAGCGGCGATCTCGTGTTGTTCATGGCGATCGCCTTCGTCGTGAGCTGGGCGTTGTGGGGAGTGGCGATCGCGATGGGCGGGCCCGCGGTGAACCCGGCCGCGACCCTGCCCCACCTGGTGGGGGCGTTCGGCCCGGCGATCGCGGCACTGGTGATCCGCATCCGCCGAGGTCGACGCGGTGAACCCGTCCCCGAACACGCGGTGCGCTCCCGATTCAAGACCCTGGGCTGGGTGCCGGTGTTGATGGTGCTGGCCTCGGCGACCGTGCTGTCGGGCGGCCTGCTCGCGGGCGTGTCGGGCAGTGCCCCCATGCCCAGCGTCGACACCGCGATGGCCGTGTTGACCGCGCAGAGCCCGGTGATGTTCCTGGCCATGATGGTGATCTCCGGCCCGCTGGCGGAGGAACCGGGCTGGCGCGGCACCGCCTACCCGAGGATGCGCGCGTCGATGAGCCGCCTCCAGATCGGTCTGGTGCTCGGCACCATCTGGGCGGTGTGGCATCTGCCGCTGTTCTTCATCGCCGGAACCGTCCAGTCCCAGCTCGGCCTGGCCACGCCCAGCGGCGTGCTGTTCGCGGTCAGCTCCATCCCGATGGCGATGCTGTGCTGCTGCGCCTACGAGCGGGCCGGCGTCGTGGCCTCGGTGGCCGTGCACTTCGCGGTGAACCTGACGATGGTCCTGACGAATGTGCAGGCTCCCGTCACCCTGGCGCTGATCATGGGAATTCAGGCGATCGTCGTCGCGATCCTGCTGGCCACGGGCAAGGACAAGGCCGCATCGGGAGCCCCGGCCGCGACCAGCGACGAACCGAAGGTCGCCGAGAACGCCTGA
- a CDS encoding alpha/beta hydrolase: MTITADDGTALAGTLSLPIGPGPHPTVLLLHGSGPLDRDGNAAKLRSNIGPELATALAAKGIGMLRYDRRGAGATPGDWQRTGFYDNRRDAAAAITALAAHPDVRTDSIGVIGHSEGALHAMALAAQDEVRAVVLLAGFAGVGEDALRWQARSVIQGMPAPVRLLRRPAEALLNRVLNRLKNSTTDVVRIAGAPMNARWMREMLTHDTRKDLVAAKAEVLAITGDKDIQVDPADLIAIERLVPGAVEIHRSPDLTHILRRDSGTPSLRSYRRLFGEPVDPDLLSLVGTWLRERLTATPNA; encoded by the coding sequence ATGACGATCACGGCAGACGACGGCACCGCGCTGGCAGGCACCCTGTCGCTGCCCATCGGACCGGGTCCGCACCCCACCGTCCTGCTGTTGCACGGCTCCGGTCCGCTGGACCGCGATGGCAACGCGGCGAAGCTCAGGTCGAATATCGGCCCGGAGCTGGCCACGGCCTTGGCGGCCAAGGGAATCGGCATGCTGCGCTACGACCGGCGCGGCGCGGGCGCCACCCCCGGCGACTGGCAGCGCACCGGCTTCTACGACAACCGCCGCGATGCCGCCGCCGCGATCACGGCGTTGGCCGCGCATCCCGACGTGCGCACCGATTCCATCGGCGTCATCGGCCACAGCGAGGGCGCCCTGCACGCCATGGCTTTGGCCGCCCAGGACGAGGTCCGCGCCGTGGTGTTGCTGGCCGGTTTCGCCGGAGTGGGCGAGGACGCCCTGCGTTGGCAGGCCCGTTCGGTGATCCAGGGCATGCCCGCGCCCGTGCGGCTGCTGCGCCGTCCGGCCGAGGCCCTGCTCAACCGGGTTCTCAACCGCCTCAAGAACTCCACCACCGACGTGGTCCGGATTGCGGGCGCCCCGATGAACGCCCGATGGATGCGCGAGATGCTCACCCACGACACCCGCAAGGACCTGGTGGCCGCCAAGGCCGAGGTCCTCGCCATCACCGGCGACAAGGACATCCAGGTCGATCCCGCCGATCTGATCGCGATCGAACGGCTGGTGCCCGGCGCCGTCGAGATCCACCGCAGCCCCGACCTCACCCACATCCTGCGCCGCGATTCGGGCACACCGAGTTTGCGGTCCTACCGCCGACTGTTCGGCGAGCCGGTCGACCCCGACCTGCTCTCGCTGGTCGGCACCTGGTTGCGCGAGCGACTGACCGCTACCCCGAACGCCTGA